One segment of Pleomorphomonas sp. PLEO DNA contains the following:
- the petA gene encoding ubiquinol-cytochrome c reductase iron-sulfur subunit — MAESDTPAEPTRRDFLLHAAGAFGVVGVAAAAWPFIDQMNPDASTRALASVEVDISGVQPGQAVTIMWRGKPVVIRNRTEKEIEEGKAVKLEDLKDPLARNANGDAEAEATDANRAAAGKENILVMTKVCTHLGCIPLDESGEFGGWFCPCHGSQYDTAGRIRKGPAPENLPIPPYAFLSDTKIRIG, encoded by the coding sequence TTGGCTGAGAGTGACACACCGGCAGAACCAACCCGCCGCGATTTCCTCCTGCATGCCGCCGGTGCTTTCGGCGTGGTCGGCGTCGCCGCGGCGGCCTGGCCATTCATCGACCAGATGAACCCCGACGCTTCCACCCGCGCCCTGGCGTCGGTCGAGGTCGACATCTCCGGCGTTCAGCCTGGGCAGGCGGTGACCATCATGTGGCGCGGCAAGCCGGTGGTGATCCGCAACCGCACCGAGAAGGAAATCGAGGAGGGCAAGGCGGTCAAGCTCGAGGATCTCAAGGATCCGCTTGCCCGCAACGCCAATGGCGATGCCGAAGCCGAAGCCACCGATGCCAACCGCGCCGCGGCCGGCAAGGAGAACATCCTCGTCATGACCAAGGTCTGCACCCATCTCGGCTGCATTCCGCTCGACGAGTCCGGCGAATTCGGCGGCTGGTTCTGTCCCTGCCACGGCTCGCAGTATGATACGGCTGGCCGCATCCGTAAGGGTCCGGCGCCGGAAAACCTGCCGATCCCGCCCTACGCTTTCCTTTCCGACACCAAGATCCGCATCGGCTGA
- a CDS encoding tRNA (cytidine(34)-2'-O)-methyltransferase, whose product MIDLALYQPDIAQNTGTLIRLAACLGTTLHVIGPAGFDITDRNLKRAGMDYIELATVVRHVGWADFSTFAAAAGRRLVLATTKGSVPYAEFAFREDDIILMGRESAGVPEAVHERADGRIIIPMRPGTRSINMALSAAMIMGEALRQTGGFAKLQQA is encoded by the coding sequence ATGATCGACCTTGCCCTCTATCAGCCGGACATCGCCCAGAACACCGGGACACTGATCCGGCTCGCCGCCTGCCTCGGCACGACGCTGCACGTCATCGGTCCCGCCGGCTTCGACATCACTGACCGCAACCTCAAGCGGGCCGGCATGGATTATATCGAACTGGCGACGGTGGTCCGGCATGTCGGCTGGGCTGACTTTTCGACCTTCGCGGCGGCGGCGGGGCGTCGTCTGGTGCTGGCGACCACCAAGGGCTCGGTTCCCTATGCCGAGTTCGCCTTCCGCGAGGACGACATCATCCTGATGGGGCGGGAGTCGGCCGGTGTGCCCGAAGCAGTGCACGAGCGCGCTGATGGCCGGATCATCATTCCGATGCGGCCAGGGACGCGGTCGATCAACATGGCGCTGTCGGCGGCCATGATCATGGGCGAGGCTCTCAGGCAGACCGGCGGGTTTGCGAAGCTTCAGCAAGCGTGA
- a CDS encoding ABC transporter ATP-binding protein — translation MFAFFERLIDPYAKGPGGQPPDRLIPFYWHYLRQVWPSFAAVMVVGFFVALIEVSIFRYIGNIVDYLGATPPGEVMARHGWEFAGMAAVILIARPVFQALHDLLIHQTIAPGVTNLIRWQNHRYVLRQSIAFFNNDFAGRVANKIIQTGPSLRESTTQAADALWFVLIYTVSALVLFAEADIRLVVPLVIWIGFYLLVLRRFIPRIARKSEEMSEARSLLTGRVVDSYTNVHTVKLFAHAEREDDFAREALEDHTSVFYAQQRLITGMTMSLTTINSLLMVITGVLAVWLFTQGAVTTGAIALIGGLIVRIINMSGWIMWELTGIFENIGTVQDGITTISKPQTVVDRKDAKPLVVSGGGIAFDRTTFHYGKAKGALDGVSLTIAPGEKIGLVGPSGAGKSTLVNVLLRLYDLQGGAIRIDGQDIAIVTQNSLRAAIGVVTQDTSLLHRSIRDNIKYGRPDATDEEMLAAARMAHADGFIPDLVDNRGRAAFDAHVGERGVKLSGGQRQRIAIARVLLKNAPILVLDEATSALDSDVEAAIQDSLGALMEGKTVIAIAHRLSTIARMDRLVVMDGGRIVETGSHAELVAKGGLYAGLWNRQTGGFLVDEDEAAARKVADFSEIADA, via the coding sequence ATGTTTGCCTTCTTTGAACGCCTTATCGACCCCTACGCCAAGGGGCCGGGTGGTCAACCACCCGACCGCCTCATTCCCTTCTATTGGCATTATCTGCGGCAGGTCTGGCCGAGCTTTGCCGCCGTCATGGTGGTGGGTTTCTTTGTGGCGCTGATCGAGGTGTCGATCTTCCGCTACATCGGCAACATCGTCGACTATCTCGGCGCCACCCCGCCCGGCGAGGTGATGGCCCGCCACGGCTGGGAGTTTGCCGGCATGGCGGCCGTGATCCTGATCGCCCGGCCGGTGTTCCAGGCCCTGCATGATCTGTTGATCCACCAGACCATCGCGCCCGGTGTCACCAACCTGATCCGTTGGCAGAACCACCGCTATGTGCTTCGCCAGTCGATCGCCTTCTTCAACAACGACTTCGCCGGCCGCGTCGCCAACAAGATCATCCAGACCGGCCCGTCCTTGCGTGAATCGACCACGCAGGCGGCCGACGCCCTGTGGTTCGTGCTGATCTACACGGTGTCGGCGCTGGTGCTGTTCGCCGAGGCGGACATCCGTCTGGTGGTGCCGCTGGTCATCTGGATCGGATTCTACCTGTTGGTGCTCCGGCGCTTCATCCCGCGCATCGCCAGGAAGTCTGAGGAGATGTCGGAAGCGCGTTCGCTGCTCACCGGCCGCGTCGTCGACAGCTACACCAACGTCCACACGGTGAAGCTGTTCGCCCATGCCGAGCGCGAGGACGACTTCGCCCGCGAGGCGCTCGAAGACCACACCTCGGTGTTCTACGCCCAGCAGCGGTTGATCACCGGCATGACCATGTCGCTGACCACCATCAACAGCCTGCTGATGGTCATCACCGGCGTCCTGGCGGTCTGGCTGTTCACCCAAGGGGCGGTCACCACCGGCGCCATCGCCCTGATCGGCGGCCTGATCGTCCGCATCATCAACATGTCCGGCTGGATCATGTGGGAGCTGACGGGCATTTTCGAGAATATCGGCACGGTGCAGGATGGCATCACCACCATCTCGAAGCCGCAGACGGTGGTTGACCGCAAGGACGCAAAGCCGCTCGTGGTCAGCGGCGGTGGCATCGCGTTCGACCGCACGACCTTCCACTACGGCAAGGCCAAGGGCGCGCTCGACGGCGTCAGCCTGACCATCGCGCCGGGTGAGAAGATCGGCCTCGTCGGTCCGTCGGGTGCCGGCAAGTCGACGCTGGTCAACGTGCTTCTGCGCCTCTACGACCTGCAAGGCGGTGCTATCCGCATCGACGGGCAGGACATCGCCATCGTCACGCAGAACTCGTTGCGCGCGGCCATCGGTGTGGTGACGCAGGACACCTCTCTGCTGCATCGGTCGATCCGCGACAACATCAAGTACGGTCGACCCGACGCAACCGACGAGGAGATGCTGGCAGCGGCCCGCATGGCACACGCCGACGGCTTCATCCCCGACCTCGTCGACAACCGGGGCCGCGCCGCCTTCGATGCCCATGTCGGCGAACGCGGCGTCAAGCTGTCGGGTGGCCAGCGCCAGCGTATCGCCATCGCCCGCGTTCTCCTGAAGAACGCGCCGATCCTCGTTCTCGATGAGGCGACGTCGGCGCTCGATTCAGACGTCGAAGCTGCCATCCAGGACAGCCTCGGCGCGCTGATGGAGGGCAAGACGGTGATCGCCATCGCTCATCGCCTCTCCACCATCGCCCGCATGGACCGGCTGGTGGTGATGGACGGCGGCCGCATCGTCGAGACCGGCAGCCACGCCGAACTCGTCGCTAAAGGCGGCCTCTACGCCGGCCTATGGAACCGCCAGACCGGCGGCTTCCTGGTCGACGAGGACGAAGCCGCGGCACGAAAGGTCGCAGACTTTTCGGAAATAGCGGACGCCTGA
- a CDS encoding ABC transporter ATP-binding protein has product MSSLLSPLARLFAWFESRIDPFKPTSGLHPLTPPTTKWRILRFFLGETGWPMAVMAALTLLLSLIEVVLPISIGKLIDAVTTADQTGARVIDWQIVIFFILLLMVARPVVSFLAQLVRNQVLSRNIGTLVRWRTHEFVARADISFFQNDFVGRIATKVTQTGQAIRSLIRLFADQLLYVALYMVGVIGYLLVKHPLFAAPIIVWTIAYAILVYAYVPRSRAAAREVADTASVFSGRLVDGYSNYLTVRLFTASTREDAYVREALESGVTATGKQMRLLTSLSSLLTLLNGLLLATSGLAGVLLWSHGLATPGDIASVIAMTLQIQQLSRLATMSLSDVFESVGTLDDTVRSLSRPQLMTDRPDARPLAVSGGGVDIDHVNFSYGAGRDARLAIGDLTLNIAPGERIGLVGRSGAGKSTLVSLLLRLYDLNKGAIRIDGQDIAAVTQNSLRAAVGVVTQDTSLLHRSIRDNIKYGRPEASDEEMAAAARMAHADEFIPQLIDNKGRTGFDAYVGERGVKLSGGQRQRIAIARVLLKNAPILVLDEATSALDSDIEAAIQDSLGILMEGKTVIAIAHRLSTIARMDRLVVMDGGRIVETGSHDELVAKGGVYAGLWSRQTGGFLNLEDDEPAPEKEPVANEL; this is encoded by the coding sequence ATGTCATCGCTTCTCTCGCCCCTTGCCCGCCTGTTCGCCTGGTTCGAGAGCCGGATTGATCCGTTCAAGCCGACGTCGGGCCTGCATCCGCTGACGCCGCCCACCACCAAGTGGCGCATCCTGCGCTTCTTCCTGGGCGAAACCGGCTGGCCGATGGCGGTCATGGCGGCGCTGACCCTTCTCCTGTCGCTGATCGAGGTGGTGCTGCCGATCTCCATCGGCAAGCTGATCGACGCCGTAACGACGGCCGACCAGACCGGTGCCCGTGTCATCGACTGGCAGATCGTCATTTTCTTTATTCTGCTGCTCATGGTCGCCCGGCCGGTGGTCAGCTTTCTCGCCCAGCTCGTCCGCAACCAGGTGCTGTCGCGCAACATCGGCACCCTCGTCCGCTGGCGCACCCATGAATTCGTCGCCCGTGCCGACATTTCCTTCTTCCAGAACGACTTTGTTGGCCGCATCGCCACCAAGGTGACGCAGACCGGCCAGGCGATCCGCTCGCTGATCCGTCTGTTCGCCGACCAGTTGTTATACGTCGCGCTCTACATGGTCGGCGTCATCGGCTACCTGCTCGTCAAGCATCCGCTGTTCGCCGCGCCGATCATCGTCTGGACGATCGCCTACGCCATCCTCGTCTACGCCTACGTGCCGCGAAGCCGGGCCGCCGCCCGCGAAGTGGCCGACACCGCCTCCGTCTTCTCCGGGCGCCTTGTCGACGGCTATTCAAACTACCTGACGGTTCGCCTGTTCACCGCCTCGACGCGCGAGGACGCCTATGTGCGCGAGGCGCTCGAATCCGGCGTAACGGCTACCGGCAAACAGATGCGGCTGCTGACCAGCCTCTCCAGCCTGCTGACCTTGCTGAATGGTCTTCTCCTGGCCACCAGCGGCCTTGCCGGTGTGCTGCTGTGGAGCCACGGTCTGGCAACGCCCGGCGATATCGCCTCGGTGATTGCCATGACGCTGCAGATCCAGCAGCTGTCGCGCCTTGCCACCATGAGCCTGTCCGATGTGTTCGAAAGCGTCGGCACGCTGGATGACACGGTGCGCTCGCTGTCGCGGCCGCAGCTGATGACAGACAGGCCGGACGCCAGGCCGCTTGCCGTCAGCGGCGGTGGCGTCGACATCGATCATGTCAACTTCAGCTACGGCGCGGGGCGCGACGCCCGTCTGGCGATCGGCGATTTGACGCTAAACATCGCGCCGGGCGAGCGCATCGGTTTGGTCGGCCGTTCGGGTGCCGGCAAATCGACCCTGGTCAGCCTGCTGTTGCGCCTCTACGACCTCAACAAGGGCGCGATCCGCATCGACGGGCAGGACATCGCCGCCGTCACGCAGAACTCGCTGCGCGCGGCGGTCGGCGTCGTCACGCAGGATACCTCCCTCCTGCACCGGTCGATCCGCGACAACATCAAATACGGCCGCCCCGAAGCGAGCGACGAGGAGATGGCCGCCGCCGCCCGCATGGCGCACGCCGACGAGTTCATCCCCCAGTTGATCGACAACAAGGGCCGGACAGGCTTCGACGCCTATGTCGGCGAGCGCGGCGTCAAGCTCTCCGGCGGCCAGCGCCAGCGCATCGCCATCGCCCGCGTGCTGCTGAAGAACGCGCCGATCCTCGTCCTCGACGAGGCGACGTCAGCGCTCGACTCGGATATCGAGGCGGCGATCCAGGACAGCCTCGGCATCCTGATGGAAGGCAAGACCGTCATCGCCATCGCCCATCGGCTCTCCACCATCGCCCGCATGGATAGGCTGGTGGTCATGGACGGCGGCCGGATCGTCGAGACCGGCAGCCATGACGAACTGGTTGCGAAGGGTGGCGTCTACGCCGGCCTGTGGAGCCGTCAGACCGGCGGCTTCCTCAACCTCGAAGATGACGAACCAGCCCCTGAAAAAGAACCGGTTGCCAACGAGCTTTAG
- a CDS encoding multicopper oxidase family protein yields MNRRTLLKTALGGAAFLSLPAVRAFAASSQTLTLGTRTLDVNGRAATVYSLTGPDGKPGLVFDAGTDFDVALANTLGEDTIIHWHGLTPPWEQDGVADAPKPLIKAGETRSFRFPVGSGGTHWMHAHTLQEQNLLAAPLIVRRPEEKSADEQEVVVLLHDFSFTPAAELLAKLKGNSSGGHAAMSGMGGMGHDMASMPGMSMQGMSGMDHGGMDMGAMPGMAMDLNDIEYDAYLANDRTLDDPELVKVEKGGNVRLRIINGATATAFTLDLGSLKGTVVAVDGQPVQPVEGNRFPMTMGQRLDIRLRVPAEGGAFPVLALREGGPQRTGIVIATAGSVVPRLSPVGETTGPVLDIAYEVGLRAVTPQAARPADVRYAIDLVGDMASYSWAMPGAEAIKVKKGQRVEIEMRNASMMAHPMHLHGHHFQVVGLDGGARFAGAVRDTVLVPPGRTVTIAIDAANPGLWAFHCHHLYHMAAGMMATFAYEGV; encoded by the coding sequence ATGAACCGCAGAACGCTTCTCAAGACCGCCCTCGGCGGTGCCGCATTCCTTTCTTTGCCGGCTGTCCGCGCCTTTGCCGCGTCGTCGCAAACCCTTACTTTGGGAACGAGGACCCTTGACGTGAACGGCCGGGCCGCCACCGTCTATTCGCTGACCGGACCCGACGGAAAGCCGGGCCTTGTTTTCGACGCCGGCACCGATTTCGACGTGGCGCTCGCCAACACGCTTGGCGAAGACACCATCATCCACTGGCACGGCCTAACGCCGCCCTGGGAGCAGGATGGGGTGGCTGATGCGCCGAAGCCGTTGATCAAGGCCGGTGAGACCCGGTCCTTCCGCTTCCCGGTCGGCAGCGGCGGCACGCATTGGATGCATGCCCATACCCTCCAGGAGCAAAATCTGCTGGCGGCACCTCTGATCGTACGGCGCCCGGAGGAGAAGTCGGCCGACGAGCAGGAGGTCGTGGTGCTGCTCCATGATTTCTCGTTCACGCCAGCGGCGGAACTGCTTGCCAAACTGAAGGGAAATTCTTCGGGAGGTCACGCCGCCATGTCGGGCATGGGCGGCATGGGCCATGACATGGCGTCGATGCCCGGTATGTCGATGCAGGGCATGTCCGGTATGGATCACGGGGGGATGGACATGGGCGCCATGCCCGGGATGGCCATGGACCTCAACGACATCGAGTATGATGCCTATCTCGCCAACGACCGAACGCTGGACGATCCGGAGCTGGTCAAGGTCGAGAAGGGGGGAAACGTTCGCCTACGCATCATCAACGGCGCGACGGCGACGGCCTTCACGCTGGATCTCGGGTCTCTCAAGGGAACGGTGGTGGCCGTTGACGGCCAGCCGGTGCAGCCGGTGGAGGGCAATCGCTTCCCGATGACCATGGGGCAGCGGCTGGACATTCGCCTCCGCGTTCCCGCTGAAGGCGGTGCCTTCCCCGTCCTGGCTTTGCGCGAAGGCGGTCCGCAGCGGACCGGCATCGTCATTGCCACCGCTGGATCTGTCGTGCCACGGCTGTCGCCGGTTGGAGAAACGACGGGACCGGTGCTCGATATCGCCTACGAGGTCGGCCTGCGTGCCGTCACGCCGCAGGCCGCTCGGCCCGCCGATGTTCGCTATGCCATTGACCTAGTTGGCGACATGGCAAGTTATAGCTGGGCAATGCCCGGCGCCGAGGCGATCAAGGTCAAAAAGGGCCAGCGGGTAGAAATCGAGATGCGAAACGCCTCGATGATGGCCCATCCCATGCATCTGCATGGCCACCATTTCCAGGTGGTCGGGCTTGACGGCGGGGCGCGTTTTGCCGGCGCGGTCCGCGACACCGTTCTCGTGCCGCCAGGACGGACGGTGACCATTGCCATCGACGCGGCAAATCCAGGCCTCTGGGCGTTCCATTGCCATCATCTCTACCACATGGCGGCGGGCATGATGGCGACCTTCGCCTATGAAGGCGTGTGA
- a CDS encoding GNAT family N-acetyltransferase: protein MLLSAPQPLTAEHDVSAFACGKPALDNWLKTRALANQQKGFTAVIVVHDAGRVVGYYGLAPTAVMPAVMPRSIRTGQPPDPIPCLLLGQLATDTTYAGQGIGTGLFKHALTRCLAAASLIGGRALVVNAIDDEAAAFWRRRGFLPSKDDALTLFRSMADIAASQRSAEG, encoded by the coding sequence ATGCTCCTTTCGGCACCCCAGCCACTAACAGCCGAGCACGATGTTTCCGCCTTCGCCTGCGGCAAGCCTGCTCTCGATAACTGGCTCAAGACGCGCGCACTAGCCAACCAACAGAAAGGTTTTACCGCCGTTATCGTTGTTCACGATGCGGGTCGGGTGGTCGGTTATTATGGTCTCGCCCCTACCGCTGTGATGCCGGCTGTCATGCCCCGATCGATCCGCACCGGTCAGCCACCCGACCCCATTCCGTGCTTGCTCCTAGGACAGTTGGCAACCGATACCACCTATGCCGGCCAAGGCATTGGAACGGGTTTGTTCAAACATGCCCTGACGCGTTGTTTGGCCGCCGCGAGCTTGATCGGAGGCCGTGCTCTGGTGGTCAACGCCATCGACGACGAGGCAGCGGCCTTCTGGCGTAGACGTGGCTTCTTGCCCTCCAAAGACGATGCGTTGACCCTGTTCCGATCGATGGCCGACATCGCCGCTTCCCAGCGATCCGCTGAGGGGTAA
- a CDS encoding cytochrome c1, with translation MTAKMIRWAAAAFAVGIALTSSIAVAQEAAVEYPLVKPARHEWSFAGIFGHYDQAQLQRGYQVYKEVCSACHSMKLVKFRNLSDEGGPGFSEDAVKVLASTYSIEDGPNDAGDMFERPRLPSDPFPSPFANDNAARAANGGALPPDMSLLAKARAVHRGFPWFVFDAFWPYQEQGPDYIASLITGYQDPPEGVTVPEGTYYNPHFINGISLRMPPPIDNDVVQYSDGTPQTKEQYAEDVSAFLMWAAEPHLDARKALGFKVMLFLIVFAGILYFVKRQVWRGIAH, from the coding sequence ATGACTGCCAAGATGATCCGTTGGGCCGCCGCCGCTTTCGCCGTCGGCATCGCCCTCACCTCTTCGATCGCCGTCGCCCAGGAAGCGGCGGTGGAATATCCGCTGGTCAAGCCCGCCCGCCATGAATGGTCGTTTGCCGGCATCTTCGGCCACTACGACCAGGCACAGCTCCAGCGCGGCTACCAAGTCTACAAGGAGGTCTGCTCAGCCTGCCACTCGATGAAGCTCGTCAAGTTCCGCAACCTCAGTGATGAGGGCGGGCCGGGCTTTTCCGAGGACGCGGTCAAGGTGCTCGCCTCAACTTACTCCATCGAGGACGGCCCCAACGACGCCGGCGACATGTTCGAGCGGCCGCGCCTGCCGTCCGATCCCTTCCCCTCGCCGTTTGCCAACGATAACGCGGCGCGGGCTGCCAACGGCGGCGCCCTGCCACCCGACATGTCGCTGCTCGCCAAGGCACGCGCCGTGCACCGTGGCTTCCCCTGGTTCGTCTTCGACGCTTTCTGGCCCTATCAGGAACAGGGACCGGACTACATCGCCTCGCTGATCACCGGTTACCAGGACCCGCCGGAAGGCGTGACGGTGCCCGAAGGTACCTATTACAACCCGCACTTCATCAACGGCATCTCGCTGCGCATGCCGCCGCCGATCGACAATGACGTTGTCCAGTATTCCGACGGCACGCCGCAGACCAAGGAACAGTATGCCGAGGACGTGTCGGCCTTCCTGATGTGGGCGGCCGAGCCGCATCTCGACGCCCGCAAGGCGCTAGGCTTCAAGGTGATGCTGTTCCTGATCGTCTTCGCCGGTATCCTCTATTTCGTGAAGCGGCAGGTCTGGCGCGGCATCGCCCACTGA
- a CDS encoding DUF1778 domain-containing protein, giving the protein MSDAAKRKDYPVSMRLPEADLAIIDRAARLRGRSRTDFVREAAMQAAEEVVLQTLPIRMSPEGFQAFMDVLSEPAQPVSAMVEALKRPAPWEISGSDER; this is encoded by the coding sequence ATGTCAGATGCAGCCAAGCGGAAGGACTATCCGGTATCGATGCGGCTCCCCGAAGCGGATCTCGCCATTATCGACCGCGCCGCAAGGCTGCGCGGCCGGTCGAGAACCGACTTCGTGCGAGAAGCCGCTATGCAGGCGGCGGAAGAAGTTGTGCTCCAAACACTCCCGATCCGCATGAGCCCGGAAGGCTTTCAGGCGTTTATGGACGTGCTTTCGGAGCCAGCCCAGCCGGTCTCCGCAATGGTCGAAGCTCTGAAGCGTCCGGCGCCTTGGGAGATCTCTGGGAGCGACGAGCGCTGA
- a CDS encoding adenine phosphoribosyltransferase yields MNLADTIRAIPDYPKPGIIFRDITTLLGNARAFRRTVDELVQPWAGGKIDKVAGIEARGFIIGGAVAHQLSAGFVPIRKKGKLPYDTVSMVYSLEYGVDEIEMHKDAILPGERVLLVDDLIATGGTATAAATLIRQMGGELEAACFIVDLPGLGGADKLRALNVNVRTLIAFEGE; encoded by the coding sequence ATGAATCTGGCCGACACCATTCGCGCGATCCCCGACTATCCCAAGCCGGGCATCATCTTCCGCGACATCACCACCCTCTTGGGCAATGCCCGCGCCTTCCGCCGCACCGTCGACGAGCTGGTGCAGCCCTGGGCCGGCGGCAAGATTGACAAGGTGGCCGGCATCGAAGCCCGCGGCTTCATTATCGGCGGCGCCGTCGCCCACCAGCTCAGCGCCGGCTTCGTGCCGATCCGCAAGAAGGGCAAGCTGCCGTACGATACCGTGTCGATGGTCTACAGCCTCGAATATGGCGTCGACGAGATCGAGATGCACAAGGACGCCATCCTGCCCGGCGAGCGCGTTCTCCTGGTCGACGACCTGATCGCCACCGGTGGCACGGCGACCGCCGCCGCCACCCTGATCCGCCAGATGGGCGGCGAACTCGAGGCGGCCTGCTTCATCGTCGACCTGCCGGGGCTTGGCGGCGCCGACAAGCTCAGGGCGCTGAACGTCAACGTTCGCACGCTGATCGCCTTCGAAGGCGAATAA
- a CDS encoding cytochrome bc complex cytochrome b subunit produces MSGHSTYVPRTAIGKWFEARLPIVRLLHDTAVSYPTPRNLNALWTFGGILAMMLVVQIVTGIVLAMHYAADSHVAFRSVESIMRDVNWGWLIRYLHANGASMFFIAVYIHIFRGLYYGSYKAPREILWILGVIIYLLMMAAAFMGYVLPWGQMSFWGATVITNFFTALPIVGQPIQTLLIGGFSVDNATLNRFFSLHYLLPFLIAGVVVLHVWALHVVGQNNPLGVDVKSDKDTLPFTPYATSKDVLWIVLFMIFYGWFVFYQPNFLGHPDNYIEANPLATPAHIVPEWYFLPFYAILRAIDFNLGPIDSKLGGVLAMFGAIAVLAFLPWLDTSKVRSGRFRPIFKVAFWLFGLNALFLGYLGSVKTDDIIMGAQAVVWAKLSTLYYFLYFLVILPLLGYIEKPLPLPVSINDAILAKSAH; encoded by the coding sequence ATGTCCGGTCATTCGACCTATGTCCCGAGGACGGCCATCGGGAAGTGGTTTGAGGCGCGCCTTCCCATCGTTCGCCTCCTGCACGACACCGCCGTTTCCTACCCGACCCCGCGCAATCTCAACGCTCTGTGGACCTTCGGCGGCATCCTCGCGATGATGCTGGTGGTGCAGATCGTCACCGGTATCGTGCTGGCCATGCACTATGCCGCCGACAGCCACGTTGCCTTCCGCTCCGTCGAAAGCATCATGCGCGACGTCAACTGGGGCTGGCTGATCCGCTATCTCCACGCCAACGGCGCGTCGATGTTCTTCATCGCCGTCTACATCCACATCTTCCGCGGCCTCTACTACGGCTCCTACAAGGCGCCGCGCGAGATCCTGTGGATCCTCGGTGTGATCATCTACCTGCTGATGATGGCCGCCGCCTTCATGGGCTACGTGCTGCCCTGGGGCCAGATGTCCTTCTGGGGAGCCACCGTCATCACCAACTTCTTCACCGCCCTGCCGATCGTCGGTCAGCCGATCCAGACGCTGTTGATCGGCGGTTTCTCGGTCGACAACGCCACGCTCAACCGCTTCTTCTCGCTGCACTACCTCCTGCCGTTCCTGATCGCCGGCGTCGTGGTGCTGCACGTCTGGGCGCTGCATGTGGTCGGCCAGAACAATCCGCTCGGCGTCGACGTTAAGAGCGACAAGGACACCTTGCCGTTCACGCCCTACGCCACGTCGAAGGACGTGCTGTGGATCGTGCTGTTCATGATCTTCTACGGCTGGTTCGTCTTCTATCAGCCGAACTTCCTCGGTCACCCCGACAACTACATCGAGGCGAACCCGCTGGCGACGCCGGCCCACATCGTGCCGGAATGGTATTTCCTGCCGTTCTACGCCATCCTCCGGGCCATCGACTTCAACCTCGGACCGATCGACTCCAAGCTCGGCGGCGTGCTCGCCATGTTCGGCGCCATCGCCGTGCTGGCCTTCCTGCCCTGGCTCGATACGTCCAAGGTGCGTTCGGGCCGTTTCCGGCCGATCTTCAAGGTCGCCTTCTGGCTGTTCGGTCTCAACGCGCTGTTCCTGGGCTATCTCGGCTCGGTGAAGACCGACGACATCATCATGGGTGCACAGGCCGTGGTGTGGGCGAAGCTCAGCACGCTCTACTACTTCCTGTACTTCCTGGTGATCCTGCCGCTGCTCGGCTACATCGAGAAGCCGCTGCCGCTGCCGGTGTCGATCAACGACGCGATCCTGGCGAAATCGGCTCACTGA
- a CDS encoding glutathione S-transferase family protein: MKLLIANKGYSSWSQRAFLVLRHFGIPFEETVQPMFVDGWKEAILKLSPTGKVPCLVDGDITVWESLAIIEYLAEKFPDLGIWPADRAARAHARSASAEMHAGFQNLRRDYGSNWRRRYAWKVRGDGSALEDAKRIFALWKEARQRFGQGGPFLYGAFSAADAMYAPVVGRFTTYSWLVDAETEAYMEAVRTLPAYAEWVEAGRAEPWTIAHYEYDE, from the coding sequence ATGAAGCTCCTCATTGCCAACAAGGGTTATTCGTCCTGGTCGCAGCGCGCCTTTTTGGTGCTCAGGCATTTCGGCATTCCCTTCGAGGAGACGGTACAGCCGATGTTTGTCGACGGCTGGAAGGAGGCCATCCTGAAGCTGTCGCCGACCGGCAAGGTGCCTTGTCTTGTCGATGGCGACATCACCGTCTGGGAAAGCCTGGCTATCATCGAATATCTTGCCGAGAAGTTCCCCGATCTCGGCATCTGGCCGGCCGACCGGGCGGCGAGGGCACATGCGCGGTCGGCGTCGGCCGAGATGCATGCGGGCTTTCAGAATCTTCGGCGCGACTACGGCAGCAACTGGCGCCGACGGTATGCCTGGAAGGTGCGCGGCGACGGCTCGGCGCTGGAGGATGCAAAGCGAATCTTTGCCCTCTGGAAGGAGGCGCGGCAGCGTTTTGGCCAAGGTGGGCCGTTTCTTTATGGCGCGTTTTCGGCGGCGGACGCCATGTATGCGCCGGTGGTCGGCCGCTTTACCACTTATTCCTGGCTCGTCGACGCGGAGACCGAAGCCTATATGGAGGCAGTACGGACGCTGCCGGCCTATGCCGAATGGGTCGAGGCCGGCCGGGCCGAGCCGTGGACGATCGCTCACTATGAGTACGACGAATAG